The proteins below come from a single Oryzias latipes chromosome 14, ASM223467v1 genomic window:
- the LOC101161825 gene encoding uncharacterized protein LOC101161825 isoform X1, whose translation MEEVTLKSALLSIMEELDEEQYEKMLLLLGKIPRRKKTGSRPQMVETVLQVYGEKESINVVDNIMKKIPRNDRAVQDLLKPFVGKKKTGEKRKQEADPEPEERILQQKSAAGSEKNQVVEDSAGKNKDRDHLKSPQPDKVTSSSPWRITIAELKSGVDLGQKSVVGKVVEKSALRTYKTKDNEKKFFFNLGIADYSSYIKVMVYGKENFSVFNKEGYYNFRNVIVEREVIKNENTHEKVMKFTKRSNTSKAGKFDIPKDLELEAQMLVYGQRPVVSIEEIKRLEPRSRVSAEGTVKEPVEVEGIRTKKKTKKFKLEDTTGSIIITLWGQDIQQLRDVSVGDLVRVTNVTTNHYHETISLNSTDFTRIFKLQSTSYKDVQIEIIGVKSSGVQQTEVDAGINGQVNTFIVDSAVLAEELGIQQGSDFEERLLEKIPYSAEAEIKGNTILKLSGMKESKVQMRV comes from the exons ATGGAAG AAGTAACTTTGAAGTCGGCTTTGCTCAGCATCATGGAGGAACTGGATGAGGAACAATATGAGAAGATGTTGCTGCTTCTGGGAAAGATTCCAAGAAGAAAGAAGACAGGATCCAGGCCGCAGATGGTTGAAACGGTACTCCAGGTTTATGGAGAGAAGGAGTCCATCAATGTGGTGGATAACATTATGAAAAAGATTCCCAGGAATGACCGTGCAGTCCAGGACCTGCTGAAGCCCTTTGTGGGGAAGAAGAAAACAG GGGAAAAGAGGAAACAAGAGGCTGACCCCGAACCAGAAGAGAGGATCCTGCAGCAGAAATCTGCAGCTG GCTCAGAGAAGAACCAGGTGGTGGAGGATTCTGCtggcaaaaacaaagacagag ATCATCTGAAGAGCCCCCAACCTGACAAG GTGACATCATCATCCCCGTGG AGGATAACTATTGCAGAGTTGAAGAGTGGCGTCGACCTTGGCCAGAAAAGCGTTGTTGGAAAAGTTGTGGAGAAATCTGCCCTGCGTACATATAAAACCAAGGACAATGAAAAGAAGTTCTTCTTCAACCTGGGAATTGCTGATTACAGCAGCTACATCAAGGTGATGGTGTACGGGAAAGAgaacttttctgttttcaacAAGGAAGGCTACTACAACTTCAGAAACGTGATTGTGGAAAGAGAAGTGATCAAAAATGAGAACACGCATGAAAAAGTGATGAAATTCACCAAACGAAGCAATACATCAAAGGCAGGAAAGTTTGATATTCCCAAAGATCTGGAGCTGGAGGCTCAGATGCTGGTCTATGGACAGCGTCCAGTTGTCTCCATCGAAGAGATCAAACGTTTGGAACCGAGGAGTAGAGTCAGTGCAGAGGGAACCGTGAAAGAG CCTGTTGAGGTGGAGGGAATACgcaccaaaaaaaagacaaagaagttTAAACTTGAAGACACGACCGGctccatcatcatcactttGTGGGGCCAAGACATCCAGCAGCTCAGAGATGTTTCAGTGGGAGATTTAGTCAGAGTGACCAATGTGACGACCAATCACTATCATGAAACCATCTCACTGAACTCCACAGACTTCACCAGAATCTTCAAG TTGCAAAGCACCTCCTACAAGGACGTCCAGATAGAAATCATCGGCGTTAAAAGTTCAGGGGTCCAGCAAACGGAGGTGGACGCTGGGATAAACGGGCAGGTCAACACTTTCATCGTGGATTCTGCAGTCCTCGCAGAAGAGCTGGGTATCCAGCAGGGATCCGACTTTGAGGAGAGGCTTCTGGAAAAAATCCCTTATTCTGCTGAAGctgaaataaaaggaaacacaaTACTGAAGCTCAGCGGCATGAAGGAGTCAAAAGTTCAGATGAGGGTGTAA
- the LOC101161825 gene encoding uncharacterized protein LOC101161825 isoform X2: MEEVTLKSALLSIMEELDEEQYEKMLLLLGKIPRRKKTGSRPQMVETVLQVYGEKESINVVDNIMKKIPRNDRAVQDLLKPFVGKKKTGEKRKQEADPEPEERILQQKSAAGSEKNQVVEDSAGKNKDRDHLKSPQPDKVTSSSPWRITIAELKSGVDLGQKSVVGKVVEKSALRTYKTKDNEKKFFFNLGIADYSSYIKVMVYGKENFSVFNKEGYYNFRNVIVEREVIKNENTHEKVMKFTKRSNTSKAGKFDIPKDLELEAQMLVYGQRPVVSIEEIKRLEPRSRVSAEGTVKEPVEVEGIRTKKKTKKFKLEDTTGSIIITLWGQDIQQLRDVSVGDLVRVTNVTTNHYHETISLNSTDFTRIFKMTPPFH, translated from the exons ATGGAAG AAGTAACTTTGAAGTCGGCTTTGCTCAGCATCATGGAGGAACTGGATGAGGAACAATATGAGAAGATGTTGCTGCTTCTGGGAAAGATTCCAAGAAGAAAGAAGACAGGATCCAGGCCGCAGATGGTTGAAACGGTACTCCAGGTTTATGGAGAGAAGGAGTCCATCAATGTGGTGGATAACATTATGAAAAAGATTCCCAGGAATGACCGTGCAGTCCAGGACCTGCTGAAGCCCTTTGTGGGGAAGAAGAAAACAG GGGAAAAGAGGAAACAAGAGGCTGACCCCGAACCAGAAGAGAGGATCCTGCAGCAGAAATCTGCAGCTG GCTCAGAGAAGAACCAGGTGGTGGAGGATTCTGCtggcaaaaacaaagacagag ATCATCTGAAGAGCCCCCAACCTGACAAG GTGACATCATCATCCCCGTGG AGGATAACTATTGCAGAGTTGAAGAGTGGCGTCGACCTTGGCCAGAAAAGCGTTGTTGGAAAAGTTGTGGAGAAATCTGCCCTGCGTACATATAAAACCAAGGACAATGAAAAGAAGTTCTTCTTCAACCTGGGAATTGCTGATTACAGCAGCTACATCAAGGTGATGGTGTACGGGAAAGAgaacttttctgttttcaacAAGGAAGGCTACTACAACTTCAGAAACGTGATTGTGGAAAGAGAAGTGATCAAAAATGAGAACACGCATGAAAAAGTGATGAAATTCACCAAACGAAGCAATACATCAAAGGCAGGAAAGTTTGATATTCCCAAAGATCTGGAGCTGGAGGCTCAGATGCTGGTCTATGGACAGCGTCCAGTTGTCTCCATCGAAGAGATCAAACGTTTGGAACCGAGGAGTAGAGTCAGTGCAGAGGGAACCGTGAAAGAG CCTGTTGAGGTGGAGGGAATACgcaccaaaaaaaagacaaagaagttTAAACTTGAAGACACGACCGGctccatcatcatcactttGTGGGGCCAAGACATCCAGCAGCTCAGAGATGTTTCAGTGGGAGATTTAGTCAGAGTGACCAATGTGACGACCAATCACTATCATGAAACCATCTCACTGAACTCCACAGACTTCACCAGAATCTTCAAG atgaccccacccttccattga